A genomic region of Barnesiella viscericola DSM 18177 contains the following coding sequences:
- a CDS encoding GSCFA domain-containing protein, whose translation MNFRTVIEPPRHLGYLDHRQHLLLLGSCFVENIGLWLQQRKFDVDINPFGTLYNPESIARNWERIVSGNSFTPDALFQANGLWHSYDHHSRFSRRDRDEALTEMNSRLARAHDRLPVTDRIVITWGSAYIYRLKASGEVVANCHKQPASLFDRELLTVDAIVERWLPIVRYIESHLPACRLLFTVSPIRHLSDGVHGNQLSKATLLLAIDRLQHESRICDYFPSYEILMDDLRDYRFYDTDMTHPSASAITYISELLAESYLTPESREIASQGYKLYTAMNHRPNTGDTDGYKAFLQNTLDRVVRFGQAYPYINMTHEITELNTRINQI comes from the coding sequence ATGAATTTCAGAACCGTCATCGAACCGCCGCGACACCTCGGCTACCTGGACCACCGGCAACACCTGTTGCTGCTGGGTTCGTGCTTTGTCGAGAACATAGGGCTGTGGCTGCAACAACGCAAATTCGATGTCGACATCAACCCCTTCGGCACCTTGTACAACCCCGAATCCATTGCCCGCAACTGGGAGCGCATCGTCTCGGGCAACAGCTTTACCCCCGATGCCCTGTTTCAGGCAAACGGTCTGTGGCACAGCTACGACCACCACTCGCGCTTTTCGCGACGCGACCGGGACGAGGCCCTGACCGAAATGAACAGCCGTCTGGCCCGGGCTCACGACCGTCTGCCGGTGACCGACCGCATTGTCATCACCTGGGGAAGCGCCTACATCTACCGCCTCAAAGCGAGCGGCGAGGTGGTGGCCAACTGTCACAAGCAACCGGCCTCGCTTTTTGACCGGGAGTTGCTCACGGTCGACGCCATCGTGGAACGCTGGCTCCCCATCGTCCGGTACATCGAGAGCCACCTGCCCGCCTGCCGGCTGCTCTTCACGGTGAGCCCCATACGCCACCTCAGCGATGGGGTACACGGCAACCAGCTGAGCAAAGCGACCCTGCTGCTGGCCATCGACCGGCTGCAACACGAGAGCCGCATCTGCGACTACTTCCCCTCCTACGAAATCCTGATGGACGACCTGCGCGACTATCGTTTTTACGACACCGACATGACACACCCCTCGGCCTCGGCCATCACCTACATCAGCGAGTTGCTCGCCGAGTCGTATCTCACCCCCGAAAGCCGCGAGATAGCCTCGCAAGGGTACAAGCTATACACCGCCATGAACCATCGGCCCAATACCGGCGACACCGACGGCTACAAGGCTTTCCTGCAAAACACGCTCGACAGGGTCGTGCGCTTCGGGCAGGCCTACCCTTACATTAACATGACCCATGAAATTACAGAATTAAACACAAGAATCAATCAGATATGA
- a CDS encoding bifunctional UDP-N-acetylmuramoyl-tripeptide:D-alanyl-D-alanine ligase/alanine racemase: MNYTTTQIATIVKAQKREYQDHIITALLTDSRSLTFPEETLFFALVTERNDGHRYIKELYRKGVRDFVVEHPIPGEEEMEGANFIVVKDTLAALQQLAAAHRRRFNIPVIGVTGSNGKTTVKEWLYQLLQPDYNTVRSPRSYNSQIGVPLSVWQIGPKTEMAIFEAGISQPDEMVHLEEIIKPTLGLITNIGEAHQEGFQTIQQKCLEKLILLKACDCIIYDGDNSLICECVEKLCFGCREIAWSRKDRDKPLYISKITKGNDSTKIDYTYLQYHSSFTIPFVEDASIENAIHCLAVMLYYNRPPEVIAERMARLTPVAMRMEVKEGINNCLIINDSYNSDINSLTIALDFQNRRAAAKGMRRTLILSDIYQTGLPPASLYRKVADIILHKGIERLIGIGPVISDNAYLFNLEKEFYPSTESFLSQFDPADFHNELILIKGAREFHFELISETLELKQHETILEVNLDAIVHNYNLFKSKLHPQTKIICMVKAFGYGAGSYELAKTLQDRGADFLAVAVADEGAELRKAGITMPILVMNPEMSSFRTLFSYYLEPEIYSFELLKAIIAEGEKLGLAGYPVHIKIDSGMHRLGFEEKDMPQVVDMLNDQTVVLARSVFSHFAGSDEPRFDEFSHQQIDTFTRCADYLQQHSKHKILRHILNTAGILRFPEYQMDMVRLGIGLYGVSPIEDSCGIETVSTLKTTILQIKSLPAGETVGYGRKGVLTRDSRIAAIPIGYADGLDRHLSNGKGCVVVNGKRAPIVGNICMDVCMIDVTDIDCQPGDRVEIFGEQLPVTEIAETLGTIPYEILTSVSTRVKRIYYRE, from the coding sequence ATGAACTACACGACTACCCAAATTGCTACAATCGTCAAAGCCCAGAAAAGGGAATATCAAGATCATATCATCACCGCGCTGCTCACCGACAGCCGGTCGCTCACCTTCCCCGAGGAGACGCTCTTCTTTGCCCTCGTGACCGAGCGGAACGACGGCCACCGCTACATCAAGGAGCTCTATCGCAAAGGAGTGCGCGACTTTGTGGTTGAGCACCCCATTCCCGGCGAAGAGGAGATGGAGGGGGCCAACTTCATCGTCGTCAAGGATACGCTCGCCGCCCTGCAACAACTGGCTGCGGCTCATCGTCGCCGGTTCAATATCCCGGTCATCGGGGTCACGGGCAGTAACGGCAAGACTACCGTCAAGGAGTGGCTCTACCAGCTGCTCCAACCCGACTACAACACCGTGCGTTCGCCCCGCAGCTACAACTCGCAGATTGGTGTACCGCTCTCGGTGTGGCAAATCGGGCCCAAGACCGAGATGGCCATCTTCGAGGCCGGTATCTCCCAACCCGACGAGATGGTACATCTCGAAGAGATTATCAAACCCACGCTGGGACTGATTACCAACATCGGCGAGGCTCACCAGGAGGGGTTCCAGACAATCCAGCAAAAGTGCCTCGAAAAGCTCATCTTGCTGAAAGCCTGCGACTGCATTATCTACGACGGCGACAACAGCCTCATCTGCGAGTGTGTCGAGAAGCTCTGCTTCGGCTGTCGCGAGATTGCCTGGTCGCGCAAGGACCGCGACAAACCGCTTTACATCTCCAAGATTACCAAAGGGAACGACTCGACCAAGATTGACTATACCTACCTGCAATACCACAGCAGCTTCACCATACCCTTTGTCGAGGACGCCTCGATCGAGAACGCCATACACTGCCTGGCCGTGATGCTCTACTACAACCGTCCGCCCGAGGTTATCGCCGAGCGTATGGCCCGCCTCACGCCGGTAGCCATGCGTATGGAGGTGAAGGAGGGCATCAACAACTGCCTCATCATCAACGACAGCTACAACTCCGACATCAACTCGCTCACCATCGCTCTCGACTTCCAGAACCGCCGCGCTGCTGCCAAAGGCATGCGCCGCACCCTCATTCTCTCCGACATCTACCAGACGGGACTTCCCCCTGCCAGTCTCTACCGCAAGGTGGCCGACATCATTCTGCACAAGGGCATCGAGCGGCTTATCGGCATCGGGCCGGTCATCTCGGACAATGCCTACCTCTTCAACCTCGAAAAGGAGTTCTACCCCTCGACCGAGAGCTTCCTCTCCCAGTTCGATCCGGCCGATTTCCACAACGAGCTGATATTGATCAAGGGGGCCCGCGAGTTCCATTTCGAGCTCATCTCCGAGACCCTCGAACTGAAACAGCACGAGACGATTCTCGAAGTCAACCTCGACGCCATCGTTCACAACTATAACCTGTTCAAGTCGAAACTGCACCCCCAGACCAAAATCATCTGCATGGTCAAAGCCTTCGGCTACGGGGCCGGATCCTACGAACTGGCCAAGACGCTGCAAGACCGCGGAGCCGACTTTCTGGCCGTGGCCGTAGCCGACGAAGGGGCCGAACTACGCAAGGCGGGCATAACCATGCCTATTCTGGTGATGAACCCCGAGATGAGCAGCTTCCGCACCCTGTTCAGCTACTACCTCGAGCCCGAGATATACAGCTTCGAGCTGTTGAAAGCCATCATTGCCGAAGGCGAGAAACTGGGGCTGGCCGGCTATCCCGTACACATCAAAATCGACTCGGGCATGCACCGGCTCGGCTTTGAAGAGAAGGATATGCCCCAAGTAGTCGACATGCTCAACGACCAGACGGTCGTGCTCGCCCGCTCGGTATTCTCGCACTTTGCCGGTAGCGACGAGCCCCGCTTCGACGAGTTCTCGCACCAACAGATCGACACCTTCACCCGTTGTGCCGACTACCTGCAACAGCACTCCAAACACAAGATTCTGCGCCACATACTCAACACGGCCGGCATCCTGCGATTCCCCGAATACCAGATGGACATGGTGCGGCTGGGCATCGGGCTCTACGGCGTCTCGCCCATCGAAGACTCCTGCGGCATCGAGACAGTGAGCACCTTGAAGACCACCATTCTCCAAATCAAGTCGCTCCCGGCCGGCGAAACCGTGGGCTACGGCCGCAAGGGGGTACTCACCCGCGACTCACGCATCGCCGCCATTCCCATCGGCTATGCCGACGGTCTGGACCGTCATTTGAGCAACGGCAAAGGGTGTGTAGTGGTGAACGGCAAGCGAGCCCCCATCGTGGGCAACATCTGCATGGACGTATGCATGATCGACGTGACCGACATCGATTGCCAGCCGGGCGACCGGGTCGAGATATTCGGCGAACAGCTGCCCGTGACCGAGATTGCCGAGACCCTCGGCACCATACCCTACGAGATTCTCACCTCGGTATCGACCCGCGTAAAACGCATCTATTACCGGGAGTAA
- a CDS encoding Rne/Rng family ribonuclease, translating into MTSELVVDVQPKEISIALLENNRLVELQKEARNISFSVGDIYLGRVKKLMPGLNAAFVDVGYEKDAFLHYLDLGTQYNSSAKFLKQSLADRKRVLSLPKFNLLPDIEKDGTINDALKVGQEVLVQIAKEPISSKGPRLTAEISFAGRFLVLIPFSDKVSVSQKIKSNEEKLRLRQLIQSIKPRNFGVIVRTVAEGKRVAELNNELKTLVKCWEDMLVKLQKAKLPSLVYEETGRTVGLLRDIFSPSFENIYVNDKETYNQIRNYVSLIAPDRKDIVKLYEGELPIFDNFAITKQIKSSLGKTVSFKSGAYVIIEHTEALHVIDVNSGNRSKASSDQESNALDVNMNAAEEIARQLRLRDMGGIIVIDYIDMDEAENRQKLYDRMRELMANDRARHNILPLSKFGLMQITRQRVRPALDIITSEDCPTCHGKGTIPPSLLFTDVLESKIHYLVYKLKIKKFTLHVHPFVAAYINQGVFSLKMKWRCKYTFQMKVIPNQSLAYLEYKFFDAEKNEIDLKEEIDIKK; encoded by the coding sequence ATGACCAGCGAACTTGTAGTAGATGTACAACCCAAAGAGATTTCTATTGCACTGCTCGAGAACAATCGATTGGTCGAGCTCCAAAAGGAGGCCCGAAACATATCGTTTTCGGTGGGCGACATCTATTTGGGCCGGGTCAAGAAGCTGATGCCGGGACTCAACGCTGCGTTTGTCGATGTAGGTTACGAAAAGGATGCTTTCCTGCACTATCTCGATTTGGGTACTCAGTACAATTCGAGTGCCAAGTTCTTGAAACAGTCGCTTGCCGACCGCAAGCGGGTGTTGTCACTCCCCAAGTTCAATCTGCTGCCCGATATTGAAAAGGACGGCACGATTAACGATGCCTTGAAGGTGGGCCAGGAGGTTCTGGTACAGATTGCCAAGGAACCCATTTCGTCGAAAGGCCCCCGGTTGACGGCCGAAATCTCTTTTGCCGGCCGCTTTCTGGTGCTGATACCGTTCTCGGACAAGGTATCGGTGTCGCAGAAAATCAAGTCGAATGAGGAGAAACTCCGCCTCAGGCAGTTGATTCAGAGCATAAAGCCCCGCAATTTCGGGGTGATTGTGCGCACGGTAGCCGAGGGGAAACGGGTGGCCGAATTGAACAACGAGCTCAAAACGTTGGTGAAGTGTTGGGAAGATATGTTGGTGAAGTTGCAAAAGGCGAAACTGCCCTCGCTCGTCTATGAAGAGACAGGACGTACCGTGGGGCTGTTGCGCGACATTTTCAGCCCGTCGTTTGAAAATATCTATGTCAACGACAAGGAGACCTATAACCAGATTCGCAATTACGTGAGTCTCATCGCTCCCGATCGCAAGGATATTGTCAAGCTGTATGAGGGCGAACTACCCATTTTCGACAACTTTGCCATTACCAAGCAGATTAAATCTTCGTTAGGAAAAACTGTCTCATTCAAAAGCGGAGCGTATGTCATTATCGAGCATACCGAGGCGTTGCACGTGATTGATGTGAATAGCGGCAACCGCTCAAAAGCCTCCTCCGACCAGGAGAGCAATGCGCTCGATGTGAACATGAACGCGGCCGAAGAAATTGCCCGGCAACTGCGGTTGCGTGATATGGGCGGAATTATCGTGATCGATTATATCGATATGGACGAAGCCGAGAATCGTCAGAAGTTGTATGATCGCATGCGCGAACTGATGGCCAACGACCGTGCCCGACACAACATCTTGCCGTTGAGCAAGTTCGGGCTGATGCAAATCACCCGCCAGCGGGTGCGTCCGGCCCTCGATATCATTACCAGCGAAGATTGCCCGACTTGCCACGGTAAAGGCACCATTCCTCCCTCCCTGCTCTTTACCGATGTGTTGGAGTCGAAGATTCATTATTTGGTGTACAAGTTGAAAATCAAGAAGTTCACTTTACACGTGCATCCTTTCGTAGCGGCTTACATCAATCAGGGAGTTTTCTCTCTGAAAATGAAATGGCGCTGCAAGTATACCTTCCAGATGAAGGTGATACCCAATCAGTCGCTCGCTTATCTCGAATATAAGTTCTTCGATGCCGAGAAAAACGAGATTGACCTGAAAGAAGAGATTGACATCAAGAAGTGA
- a CDS encoding HU family DNA-binding protein yields the protein MTKADIVNEISKNTGIEKAVVLETVEKFMETVKGSLAKGENVYLRGFGSFIVKKRAQKTARNISKNTTIIIPAHNIPAFKPAKTFMGEVK from the coding sequence ATGACAAAGGCTGACATTGTAAACGAAATTTCTAAAAACACAGGTATCGAAAAAGCTGTTGTTCTTGAAACCGTTGAAAAATTTATGGAGACCGTGAAGGGTTCTTTGGCAAAAGGTGAAAACGTATATTTGAGAGGCTTCGGCAGCTTCATCGTAAAGAAAAGAGCTCAAAAGACGGCTCGCAATATTTCCAAGAATACGACCATTATTATTCCCGCCCACAATATCCCCGCTTTCAAGCCGGCTAAAACCTTCATGGGTGAGGTAAAATAA
- a CDS encoding hemolysin family protein — protein sequence MEIFIIVLLILCNGVLSMSEIALVSARKVKLENSAKKGSKAAQSALKLSQDPDRFLSTVQIGITLIGILTGLYSGDKLAGDLAGVLAQSPALEPYALSISKAIIVIIVTYLTLIIGELVPKRIGMIAAEQVAKVVSRPMSWLSLIAAPFVWILTKSTAGVCQFLGLSSQKEGITEDEIKAIVREGTEDGSVQEVEQDIVERVFNLGDRNISSIMTHRSDLVCLDVQDDNATLKSKIIHDLHAVYPLCEDSLDDIIGIVSLKELFAKIDDPTFNIREVAETPYFLPENMSVYTAMERLRTENHRYGLVTDEFGSIEGIVTLSDVLGALVGSASAGPSADIITRDDGSCLIDGQCSFYDFLDHYDMTDRYQEFNYNTLSGLILELLQHIPTEGEKVDWLCFTLEIVDMDGARIDKVLVHKHETPQEEN from the coding sequence ATGGAAATTTTCATTATAGTACTTCTTATTCTTTGTAACGGAGTACTCTCTATGTCCGAAATCGCCCTGGTTTCGGCCCGAAAAGTCAAACTCGAAAACAGCGCTAAAAAGGGGAGCAAAGCCGCACAGTCGGCCCTGAAACTCTCGCAAGACCCCGACCGATTCCTCTCTACCGTACAAATAGGCATCACCCTCATCGGGATTCTTACCGGTCTCTATTCGGGCGACAAGCTGGCCGGCGACCTGGCCGGTGTGCTGGCCCAAAGTCCCGCACTGGAACCCTATGCCCTGAGCATATCGAAAGCCATCATCGTCATCATCGTCACCTACCTCACCCTCATCATCGGCGAACTGGTGCCCAAGCGCATCGGTATGATAGCGGCCGAACAGGTGGCCAAGGTGGTATCGCGCCCCATGTCGTGGCTCTCGCTCATCGCCGCCCCCTTTGTGTGGATTCTTACCAAGAGCACGGCCGGGGTGTGTCAGTTTCTGGGACTCTCGTCGCAAAAGGAGGGCATTACCGAAGACGAAATCAAGGCCATCGTGCGCGAAGGGACCGAAGACGGCAGCGTGCAGGAGGTGGAACAGGATATTGTCGAGCGGGTATTCAATCTGGGCGACCGCAACATCTCGTCAATCATGACCCACCGCAGCGACCTGGTATGCCTCGACGTACAGGACGACAACGCCACCCTCAAATCGAAAATCATTCACGACCTGCACGCCGTCTATCCGCTGTGCGAAGACAGCCTCGACGACATCATCGGCATCGTGTCGCTGAAAGAGCTTTTTGCCAAAATCGACGACCCCACATTCAACATCAGGGAGGTGGCCGAGACGCCCTATTTCCTGCCCGAGAACATGAGTGTCTATACCGCCATGGAGCGGCTACGCACCGAGAATCACCGCTACGGACTGGTGACCGACGAGTTTGGCAGCATCGAGGGCATCGTCACCCTCAGCGACGTGCTGGGCGCCCTGGTGGGTTCAGCCTCGGCCGGACCGTCGGCCGACATCATCACCCGCGACGACGGCTCGTGCCTCATCGACGGGCAATGCTCGTTCTACGACTTTCTCGACCACTACGACATGACCGACCGCTACCAGGAGTTCAACTACAACACGCTGAGCGGACTCATTCTCGAACTGCTGCAACACATTCCCACCGAGGGCGAAAAAGTGGACTGGCTCTGCTTCACCCTCGAAATCGTCGACATGGACGGTGCCCGCATCGACAAGGTGCTGGTACACAAGCACGAGACCCCTCAGGAAGAGAACTAG
- a CDS encoding queuosine precursor transporter — translation MNRTVSLPFLVMGVVFCVCLICSNLLEVKMVSLGGITATAGLIVFPISYIINDCIAEVWGYRKARLIIWLGFLMNLLAVLFIQLAIVLPSAPFWEGQSAFEATFSSTPRILLASFIAFLAGSFLNAYVMSKMKISSGGKYFSLRAIASTIVGESADSLLFFPIAFGGVVPVKELIVLIVTQACLKTAYEIIILPVTIRVVRLVKRIDGSDVYDRQVSYNIFKIKEIQ, via the coding sequence ATGAATCGTACCGTATCTCTGCCCTTCCTCGTGATGGGCGTCGTATTCTGTGTGTGCCTCATCTGCTCCAACCTGCTCGAAGTGAAGATGGTTTCACTCGGAGGCATCACCGCAACCGCCGGACTCATTGTCTTTCCCATCTCCTACATCATCAACGACTGCATCGCCGAGGTGTGGGGCTACCGCAAGGCACGGCTCATCATCTGGCTGGGCTTCCTCATGAATCTGCTGGCCGTTCTTTTTATCCAACTGGCCATTGTCCTGCCCTCGGCCCCGTTCTGGGAAGGGCAAAGCGCCTTCGAGGCCACCTTCTCCTCCACGCCCCGCATCTTGCTGGCCAGCTTCATCGCCTTTCTGGCCGGGTCGTTCCTCAACGCCTATGTGATGAGCAAGATGAAAATATCGAGCGGAGGCAAATACTTCTCGCTGCGGGCCATCGCCTCGACCATCGTGGGCGAGAGTGCCGACTCGCTGCTCTTCTTCCCCATCGCCTTCGGGGGCGTGGTACCGGTCAAGGAGCTCATCGTGCTCATCGTCACCCAGGCCTGCCTCAAAACAGCCTACGAAATCATTATTCTGCCGGTTACCATTCGGGTGGTGCGACTGGTCAAGCGCATCGACGGCAGCGACGTCTACGACCGGCAGGTATCCTACAACATCTTCAAAATAAAAGAAATACAATAA
- the queF gene encoding preQ(1) synthase, whose protein sequence is MESKEPQLTLLGHKTTYRQDYAPEVLETFTNKHPENDYWVRFNCPEFTSLCPITGQPDFATIQIDYIPGERMVESKSLKLYLFSFRNHGAFHEDCVNIIMKDLIKLMEPKYIEVTGFFTPRGGISIYPYCNYGRPGTEYEAMARQRLQSHR, encoded by the coding sequence ATGGAATCGAAAGAACCTCAATTGACTTTACTGGGGCATAAGACCACCTATCGGCAGGACTATGCCCCCGAGGTGTTGGAGACCTTCACCAACAAACACCCCGAAAACGACTACTGGGTGCGCTTCAACTGCCCCGAGTTTACCAGCCTCTGCCCCATCACTGGCCAGCCCGACTTTGCCACCATACAAATCGACTACATTCCCGGCGAACGCATGGTCGAGAGCAAGAGCTTGAAGCTCTACCTGTTCAGTTTTCGCAACCACGGAGCCTTCCACGAAGACTGCGTGAACATCATCATGAAGGACCTCATCAAGCTCATGGAGCCCAAATACATCGAGGTGACCGGCTTTTTCACACCCCGCGGCGGCATCAGCATCTACCCCTACTGCAACTACGGACGCCCCGGCACCGAGTATGAGGCGATGGCCCGCCAGCGGTTGCAGAGCCACCGGTAA